A genomic window from Lotus japonicus ecotype B-129 chromosome 1, LjGifu_v1.2 includes:
- the LOC130727678 gene encoding ubiquitin-fold modifier-conjugating enzyme 1 → MEGWDPNTKSTLTQIPLLTTKAGPRDGTAWTQRLKEEYKSLIAYTQMNKSNDNDWFRISAANPEGTRWTGKCWYVYNLLKYEFDLQFDIPVTYPSTAPELELPQLDGKTQKMYRGGKICLTVHFKPLWAKNCPRFGIAHALCLGLAPWLAAEVPILVDSGMIKHKDDAATSAES, encoded by the exons ATGGAAGGTTGGGACCCGAACACGAAGTCGACGCTGACACAAATCCCTTTGCTGACAACAAAGGCGGGTCCTCGCGACGGAACAGCATGGACGCAGCGGCTGAAGGAGGAGTACAAGTCTCTCATCGCCTACACCCAGATGAACAAATCCAACGACAACGATTGGTTCCGGATCTCCGCCGCCAACCCTGAAGGTACCCGCTGGACTGGGAAATGCTGGTATGTGTACAACCTTCTCAAGTATGAATTCGACCTCCAATTTGATATCCCTGTTACGTACCCTTCCACCGCGCCGGAGCTCGAGCTTCCTCAATTGGATGGCAAGACCCAGAAG ATGTACAGGGGAGGGAAGATATGCTTGACCGTGCACTTCAAGCCTCTTTGGGCCAAAAATTG CCCTAGATTTGGTATAGCTCATGCACTTTGCTTAGGCCTTGCACCATGGCTTGCGGCAGAGGTTCCCATTCTTGTGGATTCTGGTATGATCAAGCATAAAGACGATGCAGCCACATCAGCTGAATCTTAG
- the LOC130727679 gene encoding phosphoenolpyruvate carboxykinase (ATP) 1-like: protein MEEKTKTTQENGSSSNFSFTSNGATASSGAGGGRRGLPMIQTSHKDSEEVCHDDCATPVKAQTIDELHSLQKKRSTPNTPIRATTSTDQPSFAIISEEDRQKQQLQSISASLASFSRETGPKVVKGDPSTKIKDGHTHVDHHIPVTFDDASISDSSLKFTHILHNLSPAELYEQAIKYEKGSFVTATGALATLSGAKTGRSPRDKRVVKDDTTERELWWGKGSPNIEMDEHTFLVNRERAVDYLNSLEKVYVNDQFLNWDPENRIKVRIVSARAYHSLFMHNMCIRPTPKELEEFGTPDFTIYNAGMFPCNRYTHYMTSSTSIDINLARKEMVILGTQYAGEMKKGLFSVMHYLMPKRNILSLHSGCNMGKNGDVAFFFGLSGTGKTTLSTDHNRYLIGDDEHCWSENGVSNIEGGCYAKCVDLSRDKEPDIWNAIKFGTVLENVVFDEHAREVDYSDKSVTENTRAAYPIEYIPNAKIPCVAPHAKNVILLACDAFGVLPPVSKLSLAQTMYHFISGYTALVAGTEDGIKEPQATFSACFGAAFIMMHPTKYAAMLAEKMQTHGATGWLVNTGWSGGSYGLGNRIKLAYTRKIIDAIHSGSLLNAEYTKTEVFGLEIPKEIDGVPSEILDPINTWSDKNAHKDALLKLASLFKKNFDVFTAYKIGDDQKLTEEIVAAGPIF, encoded by the exons ATGGAAGAAAAGACGAAAACAACACAAGAGAATGGATCATCTTCAAATTTCAGTTTCACAAGCAATGGCGCAACCGCAAGCAGTGGCGCCGGTGGTGGCCGGCGTGGGCTGCCAATGATCCAAACCAGCCACAAGGACTCAGAAGAGGTGTGCCACGACGACTGCGCTACGCCGGTGAAAGCTCAAACCATCGATGAGCTCCATTCCCTGCAGAAGAAAAGATCAACCCCAAACACTCCCATCAGAGCAACAACATCAACTGATCAACCTTCCTTTGCCATCATTTCCGAAGAGGATCGCCAGAAGCAGCAACTTCAATCCATCAG TGCATCGTTGGCATCGTTTTCAAGGGAGACAGGGCCTAAAGTTGTGAAAGGAGACCCTTCCACGAAAATTAAGGACGGTCACACACACGTTGATCATCATATTCCAGTAACATTTGATGATGCTAGTATCAGTGACAGTTCGCTCAAATTCACCCACATCCTCCACAACCTTTCCCCTGCTG AGCTTTATGAGCAAGCGATAAAGTATGAGAAAGGTTCATTTGTAACGGCAACTGGTGCATTGGCCACTCTTTCTGGAGCAAAGACAGGGCGCTCTCCCCGTGACAAAAGGGTGGTGAAGGATGACACCACTGAACGTGAACTTTGGTGGGGAAA AGGTTCACCTAATATTGAAATGGATGAGCACACCTTCTTAGTCAACAGAGAAAGGGCTGTTGATTACTTGAATTCCCTTGAAAAG GTTTATGTGAATGATCAATTTCTGAACTGGGATCCTGAAAACAGAATCAAAGTCCGAATTGTATCTGCCAGAGCTTACCATTCCCTATTTATGCACAATAT GTGCATCCGACCCACTCCTAAAGAGCTAGAGGAGTTCGGCACTCCAGACTTTACTATATACAATGCAGGGATGTTCCCTTGTAATCGTTACACGCACTATATGACTTCATCAACCAGCATAGACATCAACCTAGCAAGGAAAGAAATGGTTATCCTTGGCACACAATATGCTGGGGAAATGAAGAAAGGTCTATTTAGTGTAATGCACTACCTCATGCCCAAACGCAATATTCTCTCCCTTCATTCTGGGTGCAACATGGGCAAAAATGGCGATGTCGCGTTCTTTTTTGGATTATCAG GTACTGGAAAGACTACTCTTTCCACTGATCATAATCGGTATTTGATTGGAGACGATGAGCATTGCTGGAGTGAAAATGGGGTGTCGAATATCGAAGGAGGTTGCTATGCAAAGTGTGTTGATCTTTCAAGGGATAAGGAACCAGATATCTGGAATGCCATAAAATTCGGGACAG TTCTTGAAAATGTTGTTTTCGATGAGCATGCCCGAGAGGTAGATTACTCAGACAAATCTGTAACTG AGAACACTCGTGCAGCATATCCTATCGAGTACATACCCAATGCTAAGATACCATGTGTTGCTCCTCATGCAAAGAATGTCATCCTTCTAGCTTGTGATGCATTTGGGGTACTCCCCCCAGTAAGCAAGCTGAGCTTGGCCCAAACAATGTATCATTTCATCAGTGGCTACACAGCCCTG GTTGCTGGGACAGAGGATGGTATAAAAGAGCCACAGGCCACATTTTCAGCTTGTTTCGGGGCGGCATTCATAATGATGCATCCTACTAAATATGCAGCAATGTTGGCTGAAAAGATGCAGACGCATGGGGCTACTGGATGGCTTGTCAATACTGGCTGGTCAGGAGGAAG CTATGGATTAGGAAATCGGATCAAGTTAGCTTACACCAGGAAAATCATCGATGCCATTCACTCTGGGAGCCTTTTGAATGCAGAGTACACCAAGACTGAAGTATTTGGGCTTGAGATCCCAAAAGAAATAGATGGAGTCCCTTCTGAAATCTTGGACCCCATAAACACT TGGTCTGATAAGAATGCCCACAAAGATGCACTTCTGAAATTAGCCAGTCTATTCAAGAAGAATTTTGATGTATTCACGGCCTATAAGATAGGGGACGATCAAAAGTTGACTGAAGAGATCGTAGCTGCTGGTCCTATATTCTGA